A region of Polyangiaceae bacterium DNA encodes the following proteins:
- a CDS encoding exo-alpha-sialidase: MTRSPFFLLLVFALGAGCKKKKEEQPPIPPPPPRGAASLDQLTTGLGLAKGLDGKLAPPSMQIEHVYVLDENRAILAGGVSGGEAIALFTVDAGKTWRSFRTERETWASWAFSHEEGTFGLALGPKETLAESQPAAGKTPPTLPPFQFFFATFDALSFGTATNVEQPPLPKKIDPKQPLVHPRLALLGKESASLIVEPSPRKFVARYVAPPGVDAPAEVELPKLETFVPTPVGRPARLLSVKGREVLTRPWPVPDKPIATAKDADYIKDLKPTPTLVRELTLPPACQTHKLELYRITQPPTKQNPGKNYLLVVKADGYSLAPMPAAASPDVRIGCTDDKLIVEAPDGDNINLLLCTLEGVCTTPTRPVFKPWLEKHQRDIVARPTATGAAAVMSAQAGEKWGVYYAQSTDGGKLYERARVIGEGTGERNRVRFSALVTMGKRTLLLLSADVTGTSRRGFYTIVSDDDGATWNPP, from the coding sequence ATGACTCGCAGCCCGTTTTTCTTGCTTCTCGTGTTTGCTCTCGGTGCTGGCTGCAAAAAGAAAAAAGAGGAGCAGCCACCCATTCCGCCACCTCCGCCGCGTGGCGCAGCGTCGCTCGATCAACTCACCACGGGACTTGGTCTTGCCAAAGGTCTCGATGGCAAGCTCGCGCCGCCGTCCATGCAAATCGAACACGTTTATGTGCTCGATGAAAACCGCGCCATCTTGGCGGGTGGAGTATCTGGTGGCGAAGCCATTGCGCTCTTCACGGTCGATGCGGGCAAGACATGGCGCTCGTTTCGGACGGAACGGGAAACGTGGGCATCGTGGGCATTCAGTCACGAAGAAGGCACGTTTGGGCTTGCGCTGGGACCGAAAGAAACGCTCGCCGAAAGTCAGCCAGCGGCGGGCAAAACGCCTCCGACTTTGCCGCCGTTTCAATTTTTCTTTGCGACGTTCGACGCGCTTTCTTTTGGCACTGCGACGAATGTCGAGCAGCCGCCGCTGCCGAAAAAAATCGATCCAAAGCAGCCGCTCGTGCATCCGCGCCTTGCATTGCTGGGTAAGGAAAGTGCGTCGCTCATCGTCGAGCCGTCGCCGAGGAAGTTCGTCGCGCGATATGTGGCGCCGCCTGGCGTCGATGCTCCGGCCGAAGTGGAGCTTCCGAAACTGGAGACGTTTGTCCCGACGCCCGTGGGACGACCGGCGAGGTTATTGTCGGTCAAAGGTCGCGAGGTGCTCACGCGCCCGTGGCCTGTTCCGGACAAACCCATCGCAACTGCCAAGGATGCCGATTACATCAAGGACTTGAAGCCCACGCCGACGCTCGTTCGCGAGTTGACTTTGCCTCCGGCATGTCAAACGCACAAGCTCGAGCTTTACAGAATCACGCAGCCGCCGACCAAGCAGAATCCTGGGAAAAACTATCTGCTCGTGGTCAAAGCGGATGGATACTCGCTCGCGCCCATGCCGGCGGCGGCGTCGCCTGATGTGCGTATTGGATGCACCGACGACAAGCTCATCGTCGAAGCGCCGGATGGTGACAACATCAACTTGCTTTTATGCACGCTCGAAGGCGTGTGTACGACGCCGACGCGGCCCGTTTTCAAACCGTGGCTCGAAAAGCATCAGCGCGACATCGTGGCGCGACCGACGGCGACGGGAGCTGCGGCGGTGATGAGTGCGCAGGCGGGAGAGAAGTGGGGAGTTTACTACGCGCAATCGACCGATGGCGGCAAGCTTTACGAGCGAGCACGCGTCATTGGTGAAGGCACGGGTGAACGAAATCGAGTTCGTTTCAGTGCGCTCGTGACGATGGGAAAGCGAACGCTGCTCTTGTTATCGGCGGATGTCACAGGGACGTCGCGGCGAGGATTTTACACCATCGTATCCGACGACGATGGCGCGACGTGGAACCCGCCGTAA